A window of the Chloroflexus sp. Y-396-1 genome harbors these coding sequences:
- the ftsH gene encoding ATP-dependent zinc metalloprotease FtsH: MSDNRWLKNSFVYLIILVAALALFFQYFGQGASQTEEKGIADVIADAQVGLVSEIQAQAGDEQIIVTYKDGKKYRSRVETSDSVMRLLADYNVPLYDENGRRTINVTVQPAPAWGGLLSIFTILLPTLLLIGFFVFFMRQAQGSNNQAMSFGKSRARMFAGDKPTITFADVAGQEEAKQDLAEVVEFLKYPDKFAALGARIPRGVLMVGPPGTGKTLLSRAVAGEAGVPFFSISGSEFVEMFVGVGASRVRDLFDQAKRNAPCIVFIDEIDAVGRQRGAGLGGSHDEREQTLNQILVEMDGFDTNTNVIVIAATNRPDVLDPALVRPGRFDRQVVLDAPDVRGRIDILKVHVRGKPLAEDVNLEVIARQTPGFSGADLMNVVNEAAILAARRSKRKISMAEFQDAVERVAIGGPERRSRVMTDRQKLVVAYHEAGHAIVGAALPKADKVQKVTIIPRGQAGGYTLFLPDEDSLNLRTVSQFKARLAVSLGGRVAEEIVFGNDEVTTGASGDLMQVTRIARAMVTRYGMSQRLGPMVFGEKEELIFLGREISEQRNYGDEVARQIDEEVRAIVTEAYETAQQILLQNRAVLDDMANALLEYETLDGEQLEELIRRVKPLAIDLSKSSTPNGRTGERSTQPDAPQMGLGGTNPLPA, translated from the coding sequence ATGAGTGATAACCGTTGGCTGAAGAATAGTTTTGTCTATCTCATCATTCTGGTTGCAGCGTTAGCGCTGTTCTTCCAGTATTTTGGGCAGGGCGCCAGCCAGACTGAAGAGAAAGGTATCGCTGACGTGATCGCCGATGCTCAGGTTGGTCTGGTCAGTGAAATTCAGGCCCAGGCTGGCGATGAGCAGATTATTGTTACTTATAAGGATGGTAAGAAGTATCGCTCACGAGTCGAGACATCAGACAGCGTGATGCGGTTGCTGGCTGATTATAATGTGCCGCTGTATGATGAGAATGGTCGGCGGACGATTAACGTTACTGTGCAGCCAGCGCCAGCTTGGGGCGGTCTGTTGAGTATCTTTACCATTCTTCTCCCCACGCTGCTGCTAATTGGGTTTTTCGTCTTCTTCATGCGGCAGGCCCAGGGGAGCAATAATCAGGCAATGTCCTTTGGCAAGAGCCGGGCGCGGATGTTTGCCGGTGACAAGCCCACAATTACCTTCGCTGATGTGGCAGGTCAGGAAGAGGCAAAACAAGATTTGGCCGAAGTTGTTGAATTTCTTAAGTATCCCGATAAGTTCGCGGCTCTAGGGGCACGCATTCCGCGTGGTGTGCTGATGGTTGGCCCGCCCGGTACCGGTAAGACGTTGCTCTCTCGTGCGGTCGCCGGTGAAGCTGGTGTGCCTTTCTTCAGCATATCTGGCTCTGAATTCGTCGAGATGTTTGTGGGTGTTGGTGCTTCGCGTGTTCGTGACCTGTTCGATCAGGCGAAGCGGAATGCACCATGTATTGTCTTCATTGACGAAATTGATGCCGTTGGTCGGCAGCGTGGCGCCGGTTTGGGTGGTTCTCACGATGAACGTGAACAGACTCTCAACCAAATCCTGGTTGAGATGGACGGTTTCGATACCAACACGAATGTGATCGTCATTGCGGCAACCAACCGACCCGACGTGCTCGATCCGGCGCTGGTTCGCCCTGGTCGTTTCGACCGGCAGGTTGTGCTCGATGCACCCGATGTGCGAGGCCGAATTGATATTCTGAAGGTTCACGTCAGAGGAAAGCCACTGGCCGAGGATGTTAATCTCGAAGTCATCGCTCGTCAGACACCGGGCTTCTCGGGTGCCGATCTGATGAATGTGGTCAACGAGGCAGCGATCCTGGCGGCACGTCGCTCGAAGCGCAAGATCAGCATGGCCGAATTCCAGGACGCGGTTGAGCGGGTGGCAATTGGCGGTCCCGAGCGCCGTTCGCGGGTGATGACCGATCGCCAGAAACTGGTAGTTGCATACCATGAGGCTGGTCACGCAATTGTGGGTGCAGCTCTGCCGAAGGCCGACAAAGTACAGAAGGTGACAATCATCCCGCGTGGTCAGGCTGGTGGTTATACGCTCTTCCTACCAGATGAAGATAGTTTGAACCTGCGCACCGTGTCGCAGTTCAAGGCCCGTCTGGCCGTCTCGCTGGGTGGTCGTGTTGCCGAAGAGATTGTTTTCGGCAATGATGAGGTCACCACAGGTGCTTCTGGTGACTTGATGCAAGTCACGCGGATTGCCCGGGCAATGGTGACGCGCTATGGGATGAGTCAGCGTCTGGGGCCGATGGTCTTCGGCGAGAAGGAAGAGTTGATCTTCCTCGGTCGTGAGATTAGCGAGCAGCGAAACTACGGTGATGAGGTAGCGCGTCAGATCGATGAAGAGGTGCGTGCCATTGTGACTGAAGCCTATGAGACAGCGCAGCAAATCCTGCTTCAGAACCGGGCAGTGCTCGACGATATGGCGAATGCCTTGCTTGAATACGAGACCCTCGATGGTGAACAGCTTGAAGAGCTGATCCGGCGCGTCAAGCCACTGGCAATCGATTTGAGCAAGAGCAGCACTCCGAATGGGCGCACTGGAGAACGCTCAACCCAACCCGATGCGCCTCAGATGGGGCTCGGCGGTACTAATCCGCTACCGGCATAA
- a CDS encoding LuxR C-terminal-related transcriptional regulator produces MTNENPISEREREILRLVATGATNQQIAIALNISVNTVKVHLRNIFAKIGVESRTEATVYAIRTGIVTVGETGMSPADETAPVSIQEVAAIAEAAQPPITAPSEPETSVGATDTPTALPDLSSPADQISDTGTVLPTIQETPLSPTQPAALPTVEPWWRRLTFWLIAGVALIVVAVTILMVNARSAQITVPTNPTISTIISSQQRWFLRQPLSDPRDHFALTGYDLERRLYVIGGEQRGMVSAAVDRYDPETDRWVRLTDKPTAVSHARAITLRGRIFVPGGEDATGTVTDRLEIYDPREQRWYVGPSLPAPRSRYALVAWEGQMYLIGGWDGTSLRSEVFMYDPVRERWERGPALPQPRQNAGVAVAGGRLYIVGGEGIDSALRDSARLEPGNDPDQRWIATAPLPQAIARPVVVGLPSTLLIFDSERRQGLTYDIAADAWSQTPLPADAYVSSDAVLLESNIYFVGDSRAQGRLSEYRALYVVFIPGQ; encoded by the coding sequence ATGACGAACGAAAATCCAATTAGTGAGCGTGAGCGCGAGATACTCCGTCTTGTAGCTACCGGGGCAACCAATCAGCAAATTGCGATTGCATTGAACATTAGTGTTAACACGGTCAAGGTACATCTGCGGAATATCTTTGCCAAAATCGGTGTGGAATCGCGCACAGAGGCAACGGTTTACGCAATTCGGACCGGGATCGTGACAGTTGGTGAAACCGGTATGTCACCTGCCGACGAGACGGCACCGGTCAGTATACAAGAGGTAGCGGCAATTGCCGAAGCAGCGCAGCCACCGATTACCGCACCGTCAGAACCTGAAACATCCGTAGGGGCGACCGACACGCCAACAGCATTGCCTGACCTATCATCACCAGCCGATCAGATTTCAGATACCGGAACAGTACTGCCTACAATACAAGAAACACCTTTATCACCGACGCAACCGGCTGCTCTGCCAACAGTGGAACCCTGGTGGCGGCGTCTGACATTCTGGCTGATTGCGGGGGTGGCGCTGATCGTCGTCGCCGTTACAATCCTTATGGTTAATGCACGTTCTGCTCAAATCACTGTACCGACGAATCCAACCATATCAACGATCATCAGTAGTCAGCAACGCTGGTTTCTGCGCCAACCACTGAGCGATCCACGCGATCATTTTGCGCTGACCGGATACGATCTCGAACGGCGGTTGTACGTTATCGGTGGCGAACAACGCGGTATGGTGAGCGCCGCAGTTGACCGCTACGATCCCGAAACAGACCGCTGGGTACGGCTAACCGACAAGCCGACCGCAGTGAGTCATGCACGGGCTATCACGCTCCGCGGACGTATTTTCGTACCGGGAGGAGAAGATGCGACCGGTACAGTGACTGATCGGCTTGAAATCTATGACCCACGCGAGCAACGCTGGTATGTTGGCCCATCATTGCCAGCACCGCGGAGTCGTTATGCACTGGTGGCCTGGGAAGGGCAAATGTACCTGATCGGCGGTTGGGATGGAACCTCGCTCCGTTCTGAAGTGTTTATGTACGATCCGGTGCGTGAACGTTGGGAAAGGGGGCCGGCATTACCACAACCACGCCAGAACGCTGGCGTAGCAGTGGCCGGTGGACGGCTCTACATCGTGGGTGGAGAAGGGATCGATAGTGCGCTTCGCGACAGCGCCCGACTTGAGCCAGGCAACGACCCTGATCAACGCTGGATTGCAACTGCCCCATTACCGCAGGCGATTGCACGTCCGGTTGTGGTAGGACTGCCGAGCACCCTGCTCATTTTTGATAGTGAGCGGCGTCAGGGACTGACCTACGATATTGCGGCTGATGCGTGGAGCCAGACACCGTTACCGGCTGACGCATATGTCTCTTCTGACGCTGTATTGCTCGAATCGAACATCTATTTTGTGGGTGACAGTCGTGCGCAGGGGCGTTTAAGTGAGTATCGCGCCCTGTATGTTGTCTTCATTCCCGGTCAGTAG
- a CDS encoding glycosyltransferase, which translates to MRLAVVGPTYPFRGGIAQYSTMLVYYLRAAGHTTFFYSFTRQYPTWLFPGRSDRDPSRTALRVDCEYLLDPMNPLTWWRLVRRVRADQPDLLLLQWWVPYWTPSLTVISSLLKRPPATRIAMICHNVLPHDGGGVIDRRLAMTVLRRADALIVHSDPDRYRARALLPQARIVKAFLPTYEPVSKEAKAAMTAALRDQWQMPDQRRILLFFGFVRPYKGLEYLIQALAQVRHQLDVHLLVVGEIWGSQAYYERYAAEFGVADAITFINRYVPNEELPVIFSVADVVVLPYISATQSAVVQLAFSFGKPVITTNVGGLPEVVKDGVTGLIVPPQDATALAHAIVRYFQDDLATCLAAHVQAEAAERAESWPRLVRIITDLARELNGK; encoded by the coding sequence GTGCGACTTGCAGTGGTTGGCCCAACCTATCCTTTTCGAGGTGGAATTGCCCAGTACAGCACCATGCTGGTTTATTACCTTCGTGCGGCTGGTCATACGACGTTCTTCTACTCGTTTACCCGTCAGTATCCCACCTGGCTCTTTCCCGGTCGTAGTGATCGTGATCCGAGTCGCACTGCACTCCGGGTCGATTGCGAGTATCTGCTCGATCCAATGAATCCGTTGACCTGGTGGCGATTAGTGCGTCGGGTACGCGCCGATCAGCCTGATCTCTTGCTCTTGCAGTGGTGGGTTCCATATTGGACACCTAGTCTGACGGTTATTTCGAGTCTGCTGAAGCGCCCACCAGCAACGAGGATTGCGATGATTTGTCACAATGTCTTGCCACACGACGGTGGTGGTGTGATTGATCGAAGATTGGCAATGACGGTTTTACGACGTGCAGATGCACTAATTGTTCACAGCGATCCCGACCGCTATCGGGCACGAGCGTTGCTCCCCCAAGCCAGGATTGTCAAAGCCTTCCTCCCTACGTATGAGCCTGTTTCAAAGGAAGCGAAAGCTGCTATGACTGCTGCGCTGCGTGATCAGTGGCAGATGCCTGATCAACGGCGCATCCTGCTCTTTTTCGGATTTGTACGGCCGTACAAGGGGCTAGAATATCTGATCCAGGCGTTAGCTCAGGTGCGTCATCAGCTCGATGTGCATTTGCTGGTAGTAGGTGAAATTTGGGGATCACAAGCCTATTACGAACGATATGCCGCCGAATTTGGCGTTGCTGACGCGATCACATTCATCAATCGCTATGTACCAAATGAAGAGCTGCCAGTCATCTTTTCCGTGGCTGATGTCGTTGTGTTACCGTATATCTCGGCGACCCAAAGTGCTGTCGTACAATTGGCGTTTAGTTTTGGCAAACCGGTCATTACCACTAATGTTGGTGGTCTGCCAGAGGTGGTCAAAGATGGGGTGACTGGACTCATTGTCCCTCCTCAGGATGCAACTGCACTAGCACACGCCATTGTGCGCTATTTTCAAGATGATCTGGCGACTTGCCTTGCTGCCCATGTGCAGGCGGAAGCAGCCGAACGAGCCGAGTCGTGGCCCCGTCTGGTGAGAATCATTACCGACCTGGCACGTGAACTGAATGGGAAGTAG
- a CDS encoding transposase, protein MTISYRRNLPHIHPSGAIFFVTFRLAGSLPVEVIERLREEFKEEERRLSDCFSGAALRSERYNVQKKFFGRYDKWLDRMAHGPTWLRQAEIAQLVMDEIRRLDGSHYDLLACCIMPNHVHLLVDMARGDDANHDKTGHPSVLSQALHLLKGSTARYTNQKLGRSGKFWQDESYDHVVRDEAELERIFWYIVNNPVKAGLVSDWQDWPYTYVARA, encoded by the coding sequence ATGACCATTTCCTACCGTCGCAATCTCCCTCACATTCACCCTTCGGGAGCCATCTTCTTTGTCACTTTTCGGCTGGCCGGGTCGCTGCCGGTGGAGGTTATCGAACGTTTACGCGAAGAATTCAAAGAAGAGGAGCGACGACTATCCGACTGTTTCAGCGGCGCAGCGTTGCGGAGTGAACGTTACAACGTCCAGAAGAAATTCTTTGGGCGCTATGATAAGTGGCTGGACCGCATGGCGCATGGTCCCACCTGGCTGCGCCAGGCGGAAATTGCCCAACTGGTCATGGATGAAATCCGGCGGCTGGATGGCAGCCATTATGACCTGCTTGCGTGTTGCATCATGCCCAATCATGTTCACTTGCTGGTGGATATGGCGCGTGGTGATGATGCCAATCATGATAAGACGGGGCACCCCTCTGTCCTCAGTCAAGCCTTGCACCTGCTCAAAGGGAGCACAGCGCGTTACACCAATCAGAAACTCGGCCGCAGCGGAAAATTCTGGCAGGACGAAAGTTACGATCACGTTGTGCGCGACGAAGCAGAATTGGAGCGTATTTTCTGGTACATTGTCAACAATCCTGTCAAAGCCGGGTTGGTTTCCGACTGGCAAGATTGGCCGTATACATACGTAGCACGGGCTTAA
- a CDS encoding aminotransferase class I/II-fold pyridoxal phosphate-dependent enzyme, with translation MNSQRIARRIRAVPPSGIRRFFDIAATMPDVISLGVGEPDFITPERIRAAGQASIDRTTAYTSNSGLLELRIALADHLARRYGVRYDPESELLITVGVSEAMLGAALALLDPDDEVLIPEPCFVAYPACVTFADARVVYVPTSAADGFQVSGTALEAAVTPRTKAILIGYPNNPTGAVLSRERLLEVAAVAERHDLIVISDEIYDRLVYGVEHTCFASLPGMRERTVLLGGFSKAYAMTGWRLGWLAAPAEITAAVRKFHQYAIMSAPTMSQYAGLEALLHGEEAVQAMVREYNRRRQVIVSGLNSIGLPTFEPQGAFYAFPQVSHLGLSSEAFCEQLLHSEQVAVVPGDAFGPSGAGFVRACYATALNKIEEALERIERFVRRIA, from the coding sequence ATGAACAGCCAACGTATTGCACGACGCATCCGCGCCGTTCCGCCATCTGGCATTCGCCGCTTTTTCGATATTGCCGCGACGATGCCCGATGTCATCTCGCTCGGTGTTGGCGAGCCTGATTTTATCACGCCTGAGCGAATTCGTGCTGCTGGTCAGGCTTCGATTGATCGTACCACTGCCTACACCTCTAATTCTGGTTTGCTCGAACTACGGATCGCCCTTGCCGACCATCTGGCACGACGTTATGGCGTACGGTACGATCCGGAAAGTGAACTTCTAATCACCGTTGGGGTGAGCGAGGCAATGTTGGGTGCAGCGCTGGCGCTCCTCGATCCCGACGATGAAGTGCTGATCCCGGAACCCTGCTTCGTCGCCTATCCGGCCTGTGTTACCTTCGCCGATGCGCGAGTGGTGTATGTGCCAACATCGGCGGCTGATGGTTTTCAAGTAAGCGGAACTGCACTAGAAGCGGCGGTAACTCCGCGCACGAAGGCGATTCTGATTGGCTATCCGAATAATCCGACAGGTGCAGTTCTTAGCCGTGAACGTCTGCTCGAAGTTGCGGCTGTTGCCGAACGTCACGATCTCATTGTTATCTCCGATGAAATCTACGACCGACTGGTGTACGGAGTAGAACACACATGTTTCGCGTCATTACCCGGTATGCGTGAACGTACCGTTTTACTAGGCGGCTTCTCGAAAGCATATGCGATGACCGGTTGGCGGCTCGGTTGGCTGGCTGCACCAGCGGAGATCACTGCCGCAGTACGGAAATTTCATCAGTATGCGATTATGTCGGCGCCAACTATGAGCCAGTATGCTGGCCTAGAAGCGCTGCTGCACGGTGAAGAGGCAGTGCAGGCGATGGTGCGCGAATACAACCGTCGGCGGCAGGTGATCGTCTCAGGATTGAACAGTATTGGCTTGCCGACGTTTGAGCCACAGGGGGCATTTTATGCCTTTCCACAGGTCAGCCACCTTGGTCTGAGCAGTGAAGCCTTTTGTGAACAGTTGCTCCACAGCGAGCAGGTTGCCGTTGTGCCAGGTGATGCTTTTGGGCCGAGTGGTGCTGGCTTTGTGCGTGCCTGTTATGCTACTGCACTCAACAAGATTGAAGAGGCGCTTGAGCGGATTGAGCGATTTGTCCGGCGTATTGCGTAA
- a CDS encoding glycosyltransferase, protein MLRLVNKLSIFTSHRQATVTPTRRVVFLLPMGIDRPAGRRYFNIARGLVQLGFQVRLLALHPDFSTCTHRQFVVDGVEVWYVGQMHARKTGSIPQSFSPFQLLRVVVRSTLGMIWGVLHSPATWYHLGKPQPINGMAALVSVCFWRGQSFFVDCDDDEVTANRFTADWQRAVFAFWQWLLPRLAIGTTVNTRYLATKMAQPGRPYVIVPNGVTADFRSPPLHVRAALASALGLQHGPVIAYAGTLALHNHPIDLLLQAFNLVVAQHPTATLLIIGGGEDLPLIRAYIERQPWRERVILTGHVPHMLVRGLLSLADLSVDPVYDDSVARARCPLKIVESLALGVPVITGDVGDRAEMLGYGTAGIVVPPGNAAALATAIHELLTNSERRMAMAAAALVQASRYDWAYLAARWATIYDRTDTQCSR, encoded by the coding sequence GTGCTGAGACTTGTCAACAAGCTATCTATCTTCACCAGCCATCGGCAAGCAACCGTGACACCTACACGCCGCGTTGTCTTCCTCTTACCGATGGGGATTGACCGTCCGGCTGGCCGTCGCTATTTCAACATTGCCCGTGGCCTGGTTCAATTGGGATTTCAGGTGCGTCTGCTGGCGCTCCATCCCGACTTTTCAACATGTACTCACCGCCAGTTTGTTGTTGATGGGGTAGAAGTCTGGTATGTCGGACAGATGCACGCCCGTAAGACCGGCAGCATACCGCAGAGTTTTAGCCCTTTTCAACTCTTGCGCGTAGTTGTGCGATCAACGCTGGGAATGATTTGGGGAGTTCTCCATTCACCGGCAACCTGGTACCATCTGGGTAAACCACAACCGATCAATGGCATGGCCGCACTCGTCTCGGTGTGCTTCTGGCGTGGTCAATCGTTTTTCGTTGATTGCGATGATGATGAAGTCACCGCCAACCGTTTTACGGCAGATTGGCAGCGAGCTGTCTTTGCTTTCTGGCAATGGCTGTTGCCAAGGCTAGCCATTGGTACTACTGTCAATACCAGGTATCTGGCTACAAAGATGGCTCAACCTGGTCGACCCTATGTTATCGTTCCCAATGGAGTAACCGCTGACTTTCGTTCACCACCACTACATGTACGTGCAGCATTGGCCTCCGCCTTAGGTTTACAACATGGGCCAGTTATCGCTTACGCTGGCACTCTAGCCTTGCATAACCATCCGATTGATTTGCTGTTACAGGCTTTCAATCTCGTCGTAGCCCAACATCCTACCGCAACATTGTTGATCATCGGTGGCGGCGAGGATCTGCCCCTGATCCGGGCCTATATCGAACGACAACCGTGGCGTGAACGGGTTATCTTGACCGGACACGTCCCCCACATGCTAGTGCGTGGATTGCTGTCCTTGGCCGATCTTAGCGTTGATCCAGTGTATGATGACTCAGTTGCTCGTGCCCGCTGTCCACTCAAGATTGTCGAGAGTCTGGCGCTTGGTGTACCGGTGATTACCGGCGATGTCGGCGATCGGGCCGAGATGCTCGGGTATGGTACAGCAGGAATCGTTGTTCCACCGGGAAATGCCGCTGCGCTGGCAACCGCAATTCACGAACTATTGACCAATTCAGAGCGCCGCATGGCGATGGCTGCTGCTGCATTGGTGCAGGCCAGTCGTTATGATTGGGCATACCTGGCCGCACGTTGGGCAACTATCTACGATAGAACAGACACCCAATGCTCTCGGTAA
- the hpt gene encoding hypoxanthine phosphoribosyltransferase has translation MRQDIDYVLIDEERLKQRVTELAAEITADYRNLNDLLLVGVLKGCAMFMVDLARAIDLPLAIDFIAVASYGASTESSGVVRLIKDLDTDISHRHVLLVEDIIDSGLTLAYLRSQLLRRNPASLRICALLNKPDRRTADVPVDYIGFNIPNAFVVGYGLDYAERYRNLPFIGVLRPEIYQS, from the coding sequence ATGCGCCAAGACATCGATTACGTCTTAATCGACGAAGAGCGGCTCAAGCAGCGCGTGACCGAGTTGGCTGCCGAAATTACTGCCGATTACCGCAACCTCAATGACCTGTTACTGGTTGGGGTACTCAAAGGGTGTGCGATGTTTATGGTCGATCTGGCCCGTGCTATCGATCTGCCACTGGCAATCGATTTCATCGCGGTCGCCAGTTACGGTGCAAGCACCGAATCATCGGGTGTCGTTCGGTTGATCAAAGACCTCGATACCGACATCTCGCATCGCCATGTATTGCTTGTCGAAGATATTATCGACAGTGGGTTAACGCTTGCCTATCTACGCTCGCAACTCTTGCGCCGCAATCCGGCCAGTTTACGAATTTGTGCCTTACTCAACAAACCAGACCGGCGCACGGCTGATGTACCGGTCGATTATATTGGTTTCAACATCCCCAACGCCTTTGTGGTCGGCTATGGCCTTGATTACGCCGAACGCTATCGCAACTTACCGTTTATCGGTGTCTTGCGCCCAGAGATTTATCAGTCTTGA
- the tilS gene encoding tRNA lysidine(34) synthetase TilS: MLDQLHQFLLAEGVGQPTNRVLVAVSGGSDSLALLHMLYTLQTTGGPIPIVAHLDHGLRGAESAADADFVASVAAAWGLRAIIDNARLPQGATPAEARTARYTFLAATALAEQVDAVLVAHQADDQAETVLMHLLRGAGPSGLRGMRMRVEWSEWAAPLIVAGRAPSCGPPLLRPLLAISRAALADYCATHHLIPRDDPTNRNLHYARARIRHHLLPQLTAENPQIVAALNRTARICAEDYDFIQQALAAQWPMLIVEQQSDLIIFDRAALRSLHPALRRYALRRAIADLGAEEPSLAQIDAAIHLLSGQAGRRMQLTPQVLLVCDQQTVTLQHPGAVYQYAPQVEAPVTLPEWGEVMLANGWQCIVQPDRPPQPDRWWLGFIARPSGPLRLRTRRPGDRMRPSGAPGRRRLQDLFVDLRVPHSLRDRWPLLVDAHDRILWVTGLRVAADIASSDPNQATMWIGIVHPIEATQE, from the coding sequence ATGCTCGATCAGTTGCATCAGTTCTTGCTCGCCGAGGGTGTTGGTCAGCCTACCAATCGGGTGTTGGTTGCAGTGTCGGGGGGCAGCGATTCGCTAGCGCTCTTGCACATGCTCTACACACTGCAAACTACTGGTGGGCCAATACCGATTGTCGCTCATCTCGACCACGGTCTGCGCGGGGCCGAGTCGGCAGCAGATGCCGATTTTGTCGCTTCTGTTGCAGCAGCCTGGGGGCTCCGGGCGATCATCGACAACGCTCGCCTTCCACAGGGGGCAACACCGGCTGAGGCACGGACTGCTCGGTATACCTTTCTCGCTGCTACCGCCTTGGCTGAGCAGGTCGATGCCGTACTTGTTGCCCATCAGGCTGACGATCAGGCTGAAACGGTGTTGATGCATCTCCTGCGTGGTGCCGGACCATCTGGCTTACGCGGTATGCGAATGCGGGTAGAATGGAGTGAGTGGGCTGCGCCGCTGATTGTCGCTGGTCGTGCGCCATCATGCGGTCCGCCGTTACTCCGTCCACTCCTGGCGATCAGTCGGGCAGCACTGGCCGACTATTGTGCAACTCATCACCTGATACCCCGCGATGATCCGACGAATCGTAATCTTCACTACGCACGAGCGCGGATTCGGCACCATCTACTCCCGCAGCTTACGGCTGAGAATCCGCAAATTGTGGCTGCATTGAACCGAACGGCTCGAATCTGCGCCGAAGACTACGATTTCATCCAACAAGCTCTTGCAGCGCAGTGGCCGATGCTGATCGTTGAGCAGCAGTCTGACCTGATTATCTTTGATCGCGCTGCCTTACGCTCGTTACACCCGGCGCTGCGTCGGTATGCTTTGCGGCGGGCAATTGCCGATCTGGGGGCTGAAGAACCGAGTCTGGCACAAATAGACGCCGCAATCCATCTGCTAAGTGGTCAGGCTGGTCGGCGGATGCAACTGACACCCCAGGTTTTGCTGGTATGTGATCAACAAACCGTTACTCTGCAACATCCTGGGGCAGTGTATCAGTATGCTCCGCAGGTAGAAGCGCCGGTAACGTTGCCCGAATGGGGGGAAGTGATGCTGGCGAATGGCTGGCAGTGTATCGTGCAGCCTGATCGGCCGCCCCAGCCAGACCGCTGGTGGTTAGGGTTTATTGCACGACCATCTGGCCCCTTACGGCTGCGGACACGACGACCTGGGGATCGCATGCGACCGTCTGGCGCGCCGGGGCGTCGTCGTTTACAAGATCTGTTTGTTGATCTGCGGGTGCCGCATAGCCTGCGTGATCGATGGCCGCTCCTCGTTGATGCACATGACCGGATTCTTTGGGTGACAGGATTACGGGTTGCTGCCGACATTGCCTCCTCCGATCCGAATCAGGCTACAATGTGGATTGGAATAGTTCATCCGATTGAGGCAACACAGGAGTGA